A stretch of Brassica rapa cultivar Chiifu-401-42 chromosome A08, CAAS_Brap_v3.01, whole genome shotgun sequence DNA encodes these proteins:
- the LOC103832933 gene encoding ervatamin-B, translating into MVSVWFVLVALTIISINLKIFQVTSHVTLNGQPIFDYHQKWMIQFSKVYKDDFEKEMRLKVFKKNLIFIENFNNMGNQSYKLGVNEFTDMTKEEFLATYTGGLQGINVTSLPEVVDQTMSSRKLNFSELLFVKDWRIEGAVTPVKNQRSCGSCWAFSSVAAVEGLTKISGNNLVSLSEQQLVDCTNGCNAGRIDQAFDYMIKNGGISSDSEYPYQAKSGQCRSDARPAIMIKGYERVPFNNENALLDAVLRQPVSVDIDARTDSFRHYKEGVFDARDCGIDVNHSVALVGYGVTEDGIKYWLVKNSWGENWGEKGYMRIRRMVEWPEGMCGVAQYAFYPVV; encoded by the exons ATGGTGTCAGTATGGTTTGTGTTAGTGGCTCTAACCATTATTTCCATTAATTTAAAGATCTTTCAAGTCACATCTCATGTCACTTTGAATGGCCAACCCATTTTTGATTACCACCAGAAATGGATGATTCAGTTCTCTAAAGTTTACAAGGATGACTTCGAGAAAGAGATGAGGTTGAAAGTGTTCAAGAAAAACTTGATATTTATCGAGAACTTCAATAATATGGGGAACCAAAGCTATAAACTTGGTGTCAACGAGTTCACCGATATGACTAAAGAAGAGTTTCTTGCCACCTACACCGGTGGTCTCCAGGGCATAAACGTTACTTCACTACCCGAAGTAGTTGATCAAACGATGTCATCTAGGAAATTGAACTTTAGTGAACTTTTATTTGTCAAAGACTGGAGAATCGAAGGAGCTGTAACGCCTGTCAAAAATCAAAGATCATGTG GAAGTTGTTGGGCATTCTCATCTGTAGCAGCGGTGGAGGGCTTAACAAAAATATCTGGCAACAACCTCGTATCACTGTCGGAACAACAACTTGTAGATTGCACAAATGGTTGTAACGCGGGAAGGATTGATCAAGCTTTCGACTACATGATAAAAAACGGTGGTATATCTTCAGATTCAGAATACCCATACCAAGCAAAATCAGGGCAGTGCCGTTCCGACGCCAGACCCGCCATAATGATAAAAGGGTACGAAAGGGTCCCATTTAACAACGAGAATGCGTTGCTCGATGCTGTATTGAGACAGCCTGTCTCGGTGGACATTGATGCGAGGACAGACAGTTTCAGGCATTACAAAGAGGGGGTGTTCGATGCGCGGGACTGTGGGATCGATGTGAATCATTCAGTGGCGCTCGTTGGGTACGGGGTGACGGAGGATGGGATCAAGTACTGGTTGGTTAAAAACTCTTGGGGTGAGAATTGGGGTGAGAAAGGTTACATGAGGATCCGTAGAATGGTGGAGTGGCCTGAAGGAATGTGTGGTGTGGCTCAGTATGCTTTTTATCCGGTAGTTTGA